DNA sequence from the Betaproteobacteria bacterium genome:
CGGATGGTGTTGCGCTATGAGGAGCGGCAGGTGGCGGCCGTACGATCCGACGAGGACGTTTGGCGGAACTTCAAGCGCAACCTGGACGAGCGACGGCTGCTACAGTATTTCCAACCGAAGAAAATTGCCGTCCAAGACGACGAGATTGAATTTCAGTACGCGTGGAAGAACGGCGTCTGGAATTGCCTGGAGCCATTGTCGTTTGACCTCGCGGCAGCGGACAGCATTCGCGACAAGGCGCATCGCTGGCTTGGCCAGTTCGCTAGCCTTCAAGGCGCAACCGATCACTTCAAGGTCTACCTGCTCGTGGGCGCGCCGCAACAAGAAGGTCTGCAGTCCGCGTTCCTAAACGCAGTCAGCATCCTGAAAAAGATTCCGGCCGATAGGGAAATAGTGTTTGAGCAGGATGCCCCTGCTCTAGCGGCGCGTATTGCGAAGGAGGTTTCGCTTCACGATACGGCACACCCCGGCACAAACTAGCGTCGGGTCATACGGAGGGTTGACATTAGGGTGTGCCGTCCTTCGCGGTTCCTTCGTGTCTTTCGCGTGTCGCTCTTCAGTTTGCTCTTTCTCTGCGTCCTTTGCGCCCTAAAAGGGTACTCCGACGTGCTACGCACGTAGGGTATTCGCGAGGGTATCTGCGTTGGGTGTAATCCTTATGCTTTAAGAGCCTGGTCGACGGCGCGTTGGGCCATGATCGTGATCAGGTGCGAGCGGTACTCGGCGCTGGCATGGATATCAGTGTTCAGATTACCAGCGGATACTTTGATTCCCTTGACCGCATCGGGCGAGAAAGATTTCCCGAGGGCCTTTTCCATTTCGGGGATGCGAAATACGCACGGTCCGGCGCCGGTCGCGGCAACGCGCATGCCGCTGGCGCTTTCAGCCACGAATACACCCACCATCGCGTAACGCGAGGCCGGGTTCTTGAATTTCATGTAGGCGGCGCGCTTCGGTATCGGAAAGGAAATCGAGGTAATGATCTCGCCCGGCTCGAGCGCGGTTTCGAACATTCCCGTGAAAAACTGATCGGCCCCGATCTTGCGTTTGCTGGTGATGACGGTCGCGCCCAGTCCAACGAGCGCCGCGGGATAGTCCGCGGCCGGATCGTTGTTGGCGACCGAACCGCCCAGCGTGCCCATGTTGCGCACCATCGGGTCGCCGATGCTGCCGGCGAGCAACGCCAGCGCCGGAATGGCTTTGGCGACCTCCTTCGAAGCGGCGACCGCGGCGTGCGTCGTCATCGCGCCGATCATGACACTCCCGCCCTCGACCTTGATCCCGCGCAATTCCCCGATGCCGCCCAGGTCGATGACGTCTGACGGTGCGGACAACCGCATCTTCATGGCGGCGATCAACGTCTGTCCGCCTGCCAGCAGGCGGGCGTCTTCCGAAGCGGCCAGCTTCGCCGTAGCGTCCGCGACGCTCGAAGCCTTGTGATAATTAAATGCATGCATGTTTGGTTTTTCCTAAATTTACACCCAACGCAGAGGCGCAGAGGGCGCAAAGTTCGCAGAGAAAAGCAATCGAATTGGGATCGAACCGTTGCTCAATTGTATAGTTTGCCGTTTTCATATTCACATTTCAGAACTTTGCCCTTCTCAGCGCCCTCTGCGTTCTCTGCGCCTCTGCGTTGGGTTGAGATGACGTAGAGGTTTAGGCTTTAGAGGCGGCCTGGACGGCTTTGACGATGTTGTGATAGCCGGTACAGCGGCACAGGTTACCATCCAGTTCGGCGCGGATCAGTTCTTCGCTCGGATTCGGGTGGCGCTTGAGCAGATCGATCACGCTCATGACCATGCCCGGCGTGCAATAACCGCACTGCAGGCCATGATGGTCGCGGAACGCCGCCTGCATCGGATGCATGCTGCCGTCGGCCTTGGCAAGGCCCTCGATGGTCAGGATCGTGCTGCCCTGGGCCTGCACGGCCAGCATGTTGCAGCATTTGACCGCTGCGCCGTTCATATGGATCGTACAGGCGCCGCATTGCGCGGTATCGCAGCCGATGTGCGTCCCGGTGAGGCGCAGCGCATCGCGGATGAAGTCCACCAGCAGCGTGCGCGGTTCCACATCGGCGCTGATGGGTTTTCCGTTCACGGTCATGGAGAGCCGGACTGGCATGGGTTTCCCTTCTTGGCGGGTGAGAGCCGGCGTCACCGGCGAAAGTGCAATCCTAGACAACCGCAGCGGCCGGAGCAACCTGAACAGACCGGGGCATCCTGAACAGCCGATGCGATCGTGGCGTAGAATCCGGCGATATTTCTCTTTTGCAACATAACGGAACTGGGATAACAACATGGCAAAGTTCGGTATCGGTCAGGCGATGACCCGCAGGGAGGACCAGCGCCTTCTGTTCGGCACGGGCCAGTACGTCGATGACGTGGCGGTCGCAAACGAGGTCTTTGTCGCGTTCGTGCGTTCGCCGCACGCGCATGCTCGCATTGTCTCGATCGACGCCGGATCGGCGAAAACGATGCCCGGCGTGGTGGCCGTGTTGGCCGGCGCAGATCTCAGGGCGGACGGCATTGGCCCGCTCCCCGACGGCGAGGGACTGAAGCGTGCCGATGGCAAGCCGATGTGCGGCGCGCCGCACGATGCCCTCGTAATCGATACGGCGCGCTATGTCGGCGAACCGGTGGCTGCCGTGATCGCGAAAACCCGCATACAGGCGGAGGATGCCGCCGAGCAGGTGATGGTCGAATACGAAGACTTGCCCGCGGTCGTAACCATCGAAGCCGCCACCGCAAAAGGGGCGCCGCTGCTGTGGCCGGATGCGCCCGGCAACATCGCCGCGCAAATGGAATTCGGCAAGAAAGACCTGTGTGATGCCGCCTTTGCCAGGGCGAAGCACATTACCAAACTGTCGCTGA
Encoded proteins:
- a CDS encoding DUF3037 domain-containing protein, which produces MKNLYSYTYCVLRYVHDTTSGEFVNVGIVLYAPEARYLSALCRNTYGRLNKVFPGVNSEHFKSLMRYIQARIEEQGERVAGELPLTDPSNVLEFAHAILPRDDSSLQWSPAGSGRTDDPSRTLERLFDRMVLRYEERQVAAVRSDEDVWRNFKRNLDERRLLQYFQPKKIAVQDDEIEFQYAWKNGVWNCLEPLSFDLAAADSIRDKAHRWLGQFASLQGATDHFKVYLLVGAPQQEGLQSAFLNAVSILKKIPADREIVFEQDAPALAARIAKEVSLHDTAHPGTN
- a CDS encoding xanthine dehydrogenase family protein subunit M: MHAFNYHKASSVADATAKLAASEDARLLAGGQTLIAAMKMRLSAPSDVIDLGGIGELRGIKVEGGSVMIGAMTTHAAVAASKEVAKAIPALALLAGSIGDPMVRNMGTLGGSVANNDPAADYPAALVGLGATVITSKRKIGADQFFTGMFETALEPGEIITSISFPIPKRAAYMKFKNPASRYAMVGVFVAESASGMRVAATGAGPCVFRIPEMEKALGKSFSPDAVKGIKVSAGNLNTDIHASAEYRSHLITIMAQRAVDQALKA
- a CDS encoding (2Fe-2S)-binding protein: MPVRLSMTVNGKPISADVEPRTLLVDFIRDALRLTGTHIGCDTAQCGACTIHMNGAAVKCCNMLAVQAQGSTILTIEGLAKADGSMHPMQAAFRDHHGLQCGYCTPGMVMSVIDLLKRHPNPSEELIRAELDGNLCRCTGYHNIVKAVQAASKA